The following proteins come from a genomic window of Daphnia carinata strain CSIRO-1 chromosome 8, CSIRO_AGI_Dcar_HiC_V3, whole genome shotgun sequence:
- the LOC130704218 gene encoding cytoskeleton-associated protein 5-like isoform X2, giving the protein MDEDTEYLKLPIEDQCVHKLWKARVHGYEAALKLFGQWEEKSPEWNKFTFLMKKIVVDSNAVAQEKGLETVLCFVENSAQASKTVGDVVSGLIAKCLGAPKARTKEMAIQIALMYVEIEKYEIVQEEILKGIAASKNPKVVAACIATLTQALREFGPKVINLKLVLKQVPVLLEDRDKNVREEGKKLVVELYRWIGQALKPQLSALKPIQVTELEAEFEKLGNEKPQQTRFLRSQQDLKAKMEARMAEGTDANEEETDSADAVPDIDPYELLEPVDILSQLPKDFYDKCEAKKWQERKEAMDALEQLVANPKLQTGDYGDLVRALKKIIAKDSNVMVIAVAGKCLCGLANGLKKKFSPYALACIPTILEKFKEKKQNVVTAMREAIDAIYPSTTIEAIQEDVLAGLDNKNPSVKAETAAFLGRCFAKCNATILNKKLLKAYCPALIKALNESDPGVRDSSAEALGIAMKVVGEKVIMPFLPDLEAMKMAKIKECCEKAVVSGKPSGAAKPKAAPSMPESKEAAPKVADAAQKRPGAVIKKPTPAASGSGPAKKPAGKAVAKKAPGANAKVEEKIEKELSPEEVEEKAAAILPPDVITGITDANWKTRLGAMESMMQTIQTLERADIPTQVLVRTLCKKPGLKDNNFQVTKLKLEAVKFLAEKSDFSKRSAEYVINDVVDKLSDAKNGSITTEALTAIAEATSLDFVANQVTDFAMGQKNPKVQAEALVWLSNAIKEFGFVVQPKPIIETAKKGISATNPAVRTAAITLVGTLFLYMGPPLRTFFDGEKPALLQQLNTEFDKVRNEALQKVTTILNDAKFITPQLGELPTALAARMSDSNTNLVQQALTIGQALAIAMGPNCRQHVRVLLPGFLQALSVNKPTVRATAISCLNTWVEQCNGMKEFFEGEVIADALRTGNPFVKADLLTWLAEKLPNVNAKVLNKDDVTACVPHLLAAIEDRTADVRKAAQDATLGFMIHLGYESMSRHASKLKPASKSIVQAHLDKVRPNLPTKPVVAAPQPVAKAKIAAQPSKEIPKEDDDAAKAPPGKVLRAPSKTKIAGPAAAATAVPGAKSSRKKDDDVDTSPLLPLNNLKTQRVNDELKLRVLKWNFAVPRDEFVDQLKEQMNTAGVNKSLMTNMFHMDFKFHIKAIEALNEDLSVNVESQKANLDLVLKWMTLRFFDTNPSVLLKGLEYLQSVFSLLAQEGYHMLDSEASSFIPYLITKVGDPKDAVKNSVHGIFKTLWRIYPASKLFPYAMEGIKTKNARQRTECLEELGSLIEEFGVAVCQPSPSVALKEVAKQIADRDNAVRSAALNCIVHAYCQEGEKVYKLIGQLSEKDMSLLEERIKRSAKNRPPPGAAPAKTAQTPTPNPGPTSPDTRSGLPVRGARPASAYYASDNKNTRVEVAERPQARPISGVFAMELEQTVQKAAGLRGNIDSSIHIDLVQVNFDDILNEAVPMPRYKRTAVGSSQATDQFGKINSTDPALDINISQIAHPSLNVSLNAVQHVENVINKSADESWLETRVDQILIGCTMQLRLLYQSQDRSLKDIIQGYKALLRLLMALFVQSNLAQRGSRDVLRDLANLSLHVMLDSRLETADDADQVVRALNVLVLKMVEKSDHTAMTSALLRLLHDAVGSDNSNGKYIELVMKCLWRIVRNLNDWINTINISTILVDLHAFLKAYPSSVWKDRQSDTPIRTIKTIIHTLVRLQGDAILSNLGAIDNLKDSELEPYLQKLLKSGVSKEKDSASKLPTGDQLSGVPEKKDSSVKIRRLSKSTQETLTAIFRKIGSKELSQEGLAQLYEFKQRYPDADIEPFLSRSSDFFKNYIERGLKFIEEKKRKELAQGLLTPDNNNPIEGSPVQQSSGSESGVNPDAYRERLKKLRALAGLETSQVTSSNASSTINQFGFSSSSVTVTQTRTVTAISGDFENVPVVQHVTTSSSATSGIEDYRRRLEMLKSGGNLS; this is encoded by the exons ATGGACGAGGACACAGAATATTTGAAGCTTCCAATAGAAGATCAGTGTGTCCATAAATTATGGAAAGCCAGAGTACATGGATACGAAGCAGCATTGAAA CTGTTTGGACAGTGGGAAGAAAAAAGTCCTGAATGGAACAAATTTACTTTtcttatgaaaaaaattgtggtagATAGCAATGCAGTGGCACAAGAGAAAGGGCTTGAAACTGTCCTTTGCTTTGTGGAAAATTCAGCACAAGCTTCTAA AACTGTGGGAGATGTTGTGAGTGGGCTCATTGCTAAATGCCTGGGAGCACCCAAGGCCCGCACTAAGGAGATGGCTATTCAAATTGCTCTAATGTATGTTGAGATTGAAAAGTATGAAATTGTGcaagaagaaattttaaagGGGATAGCTGCTTCAAAAAATCCCAAGGTTGTTGCAGCATGCATAGCTACCTTGACACAGGCATTAAG AGAGTTTGGGCCTAAAGTTATCAATTTAAAGCTTGTACTCAAGCAAGTTCCTGTGCTTTTAGAAGATAGGGACAAGAATGTaagagaagaaggaaagaaattgGTTGTTGAGCTTTACAGATGGATTGGACAAGCTTTGAAACCCCAGTTGTCTGCTCTTAAACCAATTCAG GTTACCGAGTTAGAAGCAGAATTTGAAAAGCTGGGTAATGAGAAACCACAACAAACCCGATTCTTGCGTTCGCAGCAAGATTTAAAAGCTAAAATGGAAGCTCGAATGGCAGAAGGAACTGATGCAAATGAAG AAGAGACTGACAGTGCGGATGCTGTACCGGATATCGATCCTTACGAACTATTAGAACCTGTCGATATTTTATCTCAATTACCTAAAGATTTTTACGACAAGTGTGAAGCCAAAAAATGGCAAGAGCGGAAGGAAGCAATGGATGCATTAGAGCAATTGGTTGCTAATCCGAAACTTCAAACTGGAGATTATGGGGATTTGGTGAGGGCGCTGAAAAAG ATCATTGCAAAAGATTCCAATGTGATGGTTATTGCTGTTGCTGGCAAATGCTTGTGTGGTCTGGCCAATggattgaaaaagaagttttctcCTTATGCGTTGGCCTGCATCCCTacaattttagaaaaatttaaagaaaagaaacaaaacgttGTAACTGCAATGCGCGAGGCTATTGATGCCATCTACCCCAGT aCGACAATCGAAGCCATTCAGGAAGATGTTTTAGCCGGTTTGGACAACAAAAACCCGTCTGTCAAAGCTGAAACTGCGGCTTTTTTGGGTCGCTGTTTTGCAAAATGCAATGCAACAATCTTAAACAAGAAACTTCTTAAAGCTTACTGTCCAGCTTTGATCAAAGCCTTAAATGAGTCTG ACCCTGGTGTACGTGACAGTTCGGCCGAAGCACTTGGCATCGCTATGAAAGTCGTTGGGGAAAAAGTAATCATGCCATTTCTTCCGGACTTGGAGGCAATGAAAATGGCCAAGATCAAGGAATGTTGCGAAAAGGCTGTAGTTAGTGGTAAACCTTCCGGTGCGGCGAAACCCAAAGCTGCTCCAAGTATGCCGGAGTCAAAGGAAGCCGCTCCCAAAGTTGCAGATGCAGCACAAAAACGTCCTGGCGCTGTCATTAAGAAACCGACACCAGCTGCTTCTGGAAGTGGTCCAGCGAAAAAGCCTGCTGGAAAAGCAGTCGCGAAAAAAGCACCAGGAGCAAACGCCAAAGTAGAAGAGAAGATTGAGAAAGAACTTTCACCTGAAGAGGTGGAAGAGAAAGCTGCGGCTATTTTACCCCCAGATGTCATAACAGGAATTACAGATGCCAATTGGAAAACTAGATTGGGTGCCATGGAGTCCATGATGCAG ACGATCCAAACACTCGAAAGAGCTGACATACCTACCCAGGTTCTCGTGAGGACATTGTGTAAAAAACCAGGGTTGAAAGACAATAACTTCCAAGTTACCAAGTTAAAGCTGGAAGCTGTGAAATTTCTGGCAGAAAAGTCTGATTTTTCGAAGCGTTCCGCTGAATATGTCATTAACGACGTTGTCGATAAACTAAGCGATGCCAAAAATGGATCCATTACAACAGAAGCTTTGACCGCTATAGCTGAAGCTACCAGCCTAGATTTCGTTGCAAATCAGGTGACCGATTTCGCCATGGGacaaaaaaatccaaaagtTCAAGCCGAAGCACTGGTTTGGCTGTCAAACGCGATCAAAGAATTCGGCTTTGT TGTCCAACCGAAACCGATTATCGAAACTGCCAAAAAAGGCATCAGTGCAACTAATCCAGCAGTACGGACTGCTGCAATTACGCTCGTGGGTACGTTGTTTTTGTACATGGGACCACCTCTACGAACATTTTTTGACGGGGAAAAGCCAGCCCTCTTGCAGCAGCTAAACACAGAATTTGATAAG GTTCGAAATGAAGCCCTTCAAAAGGTGACCACCATATTGAATGATGCCAAGTTTATTACGCCCCAGTTGGGCGAATTGCCTACTGCGCTTGCCGCAAGGATGTCTGATTCGAATACTAACTTAGTTCAACAAGCATTGACAATTGGACAAGCCCTTGCGATTGCCATGGGGCCGAATTGTCGACAACACGTTAGGGTACTTTTACCTGGGTTTTTACAAGCCCTGTCAGTAAATAAG CCAACTGTGCGTGCCACAGCTATTTCTTGTTTGAACACGTGGGTGGAGCAATGCAACGGAATGAAAGAATTCTTTGAGGGTGAAGTCATTGCTGACGCGCTGAGAACAGGAAACCCTTTCGTAAAAGCAGATCTGCTCACTTGGCTCGCAGAGAAACTGCCTAATG TCAACGCTAAAGTATTGAACAAGGATGATGTGACGGCCTGCGTACCCCACTTGCTTGCTGCTATTGAAGATCGCACAGCTGATGTCCGCAAAGCAGCTCAAGATGCAACCTTGGGTTTCATGATTCATTTGGGTTACGAGAGCATGTCAAGGCATGCTTCGAAACTGAAGCCTGCATCTAAGTCCATCGTTCAAGCTCACCTGGACAAAGTTCGACCTAACTTGCCCACAAAACCTGTGGTTGCTGCTCCTCAACCAGTTGCGAAGGCTAAAATTGCAGCTCAGCCTTCTAAGGAAATTCCAAAAGAGGATGACGATGCCGCTAAAGCTCCTCCAGGAAAGGTCTTGCGGGCGCCGTCCAAgacaaag ATTGCTGGACCTgccgcagcagcaacagctgTTCCGGGAGCAAAGAGCAGTCGTAAAAAAGATGACGATGTTGATACTTCACCGCTGCTGCCCTTAAATAATCTAAAAACCCAACGTGTCAATGATGAGCTCAAGCTGAGAGTGTTGAAGTGGAACTTTGCTGTGCCTAGAGATGAGTTTGTTGATCAGCTGAAAGAACAAATGAACACGGCAGGAGTCAACAAGTCGTTGATGACTAACATGTTCCAtatggatttcaaatttcacaTCAAAGCAATTGAAGCGTTGAATGAG gaCTTGAGCGTTAATGTGGAGTCCCAAAAAGCCAATTTGGATTTGGTTCTAAAATGGATGACTTTACGGTTCTTTGACACCAACCCTTCAGTTCTTCTGAAAGGTTTGGAGTACCTGCAAAGTGTTTTTTCGTTGTTAGCCCAAGAAGGCTATCACATGTTAGATTCCGAAGCTTCTTCATTCATACCATATCTTATAACAAAG GTTGGTGACCCGAAGGACGCAGTGAAAAATAGTGTTCATGGCATTTTTAAAACCCTGTGGCGCATCTATCCAGCTAGCAAATTATTTCCCTATGCCATGGAaggaattaaaacaaaaaatgctcgCCAAAGAACAG AATGCCTTGAAGAGTTAGGCAGCTTGATTGAAGAGTTTGGCGTCGCAGTATGCCAGCCGTCTCCAAGTGTTGCCCTTAAAGAAGTCGCTAAGCAAATTGCTGATCGTGATAATGCGGTTCGCAGTGCTGCCCTCAATTGTATCGTTCACGCCTATTGCCAGGAAGGAGAAAAAGTTTATAAGTTAATTGGACAG CTGTCAGAAAAAGACATGTCCTTGTTGGAAGAGAGAATTAAACGGAGCGCCAAAAATCGTCCTCCTCCCGGAGCTGCCCCTGCTAAAACCGCCCAGACTCCCACTCCAAATCCTGGTCCCACCTCACCCGATACTCGTTCTGGCTTACCCGTTCGAGGAGCTCGCCCGGCTTCTGCGTACTATGCATCAGATAACAAAAACACCAGAGTTGAAGTGGCAGAGCGACCCCAAGCGCGACCAATTTCCGGGGTGTTTGCCATGGAGCTGGAACAAACCGTTCAAAAAGCTGCAGGTTTACGAGGCAATATCGATTCGAGCATACATATTGACTTAGTTCAAGTGAATTTCGATGATATTTTGAACGAGGCTGTTCCAATGCCAAGATATAA GAGGACAGCAGTGGGATCAAGCCAGGCGACCGATCAATTCGGCAAGATTAATAGTACAGATCCTGCTCTTGACATCAATATTTCACAG ATTGCCCATCCATCCTTAAATGTCTCGTTAAATGCCGTCCAACACGTCGAGAACGTCATTAATAAATCTGCTGacgaaag TTGGCTCGAAACGCGAGTTGACCAGATTTTAATAGGTTGTACGATGCAACTGAGACTCCTCTATCAGTCGCAAGATCGTTCGTTGAAAGACATTATTCAAGGCTATAAAGCACTTCTCCGATTGTTGATGGCG ctttttgtTCAAAGCAATCTTGCCCAGCGTGGGTCACGCGATGTGCTACGCGATTTAGCTAACTTGAGCTTGCACGTCATGTTGGATTCTCGACTGGAAACGGCGGATGATGCAGATCAGGTGGTTCGAGCACTAAACGTCCTCGTCCTAAAAATGGTAGAAAAATCGGATCACACAGCAATGACCAG CGCCCTTTTACGATTGCTGCACGATGCAGTAGGTAGTGATAACTCGAATGGCAAGTACATCGAACTTGTCATGAAATGTTTGTGGAGGATAGTTCGAAATCTTAATGATTGGATCAATACCATAAACATCAGTACCATATTAGTTGATCTTCACGCTTTCCTCAAG GCCTATCCGTCATCAGTTTGGAAAGATCGTCAATCGGATACACCCATAAGAACTATCAAAACGATTATTCACACGCTTGTTCGGCTACAAGGAGATGCCATTCTTTCAAATTTGGGGGCAATCGATAATCTGAAAGATTCGGAATTGGAGCCTTATCTGCAGAAACTCCTTAAAAGTGGCGTTTCCAAGGAAAAAGATTCGGCCAGCAAATTACCTACCGGTGATCAACTCTCAGGTgtgcctgaaaaaaaagacagttcCGTCAAAATTCGACGACTTTCAAAGTCCACCCAGGAAACGTTGACTGCAATATTTCGCAAAATTGGTTCAAAGGAACTATCGCAAGAG GGACTTGCGCAACTTTACGAGTTCAAACAGCGGTACCCAGATGCTGATATTGAACCGTTTTTGAGCCGTTCATCCGATTTCTTTAAGAATTACATTGAGCGAGGTCTAAAGTTCATTGAAGAGAAGAAACGCAAGGAACTTGCTCAGGGCCTACTGACTCCAGACAATAATAATCCTATCGAAGGCAGCCCCGTCCAACAGTCTTCTGGTTCCGAGTCTGGAGTAAACCCTGATGCATACCGAGAAAGGCTGAAGAAACTTCGTGCCCTCGCTGGACTGGAAACCAGTCAA GTTACTAGCTCTAACGCTTCAAGCACGATAAACCAATTTGgattttcatcttcgtctGTTACTGTTACGCAAACACGAACTGTTACAGCGATTTCCGGGGATTTTGAAAAC GTACCCGTCGTCCAACACGTCACCACCAGCTCGTCCGCAACCAGTGGTATTGAAGATTATCGCCGCCGCTTGGAAATGTTAAAAAGTGGTGGCAACCTTTCGTAA